Genomic window (Allostreptomyces psammosilenae):
GCGCCGCGGTGTCCATCGTCACCGAGGACGGCGACACCCGTGCCCTGCGCAAGCTCGTCGGGGAGAACGGTGAGGTCCTCGAAGCACTCCAGGAACTGACCCGGCTCGCCGTGCTCCGGGAGACCGGGGAGCGCAGCCGGCTGATGCTGGACATCGCCGGCTTCCGCGCCCGCCGCCGCGACGTGCTCGGCGGTGAGGCCGAGCAGGCGGCCCGTAAGGTGAAGGAGACGGGCGAGCCGGTGCGCATGCGACCGATGACCCCGTTCGAGCGGAAGGTCGTCCACGACGCGGTGGCCGCGGCCGGTCTGCGCAGCGAGTCCGAGGGCGAGGAGCCGCGGCGGCGCGTGGTCGTACTGCCCGCCGAGTAAGCCGGCGAGCGAACACCGACCCACACCGACGGCCCCGCCTGGTCAGCAGGCGGGGCCGTCGCGCGTCACACGCCACCACAGCACCGCCACAGGCGCCCCGCGGCGCCCGCGGGGACGAGGGAGAGCAGAATGTTTCACGTGGAACGCCGAGGATGACCCGAGGATGACCGGAGAGCTGATGCAGGAGTCCCGCCCCGAAGCGAAACCGGACCTGCCCCCGGCCGCGGCCGCCGTCCCAGCGGCGCCCGAGGCGGCGGCGAAGGTCTTCGGCACGAGCCTGCGGAGCGCCGAGAACTACGCCGCGATGCTCGCCGACGCGGGAGTCCGACGCGGGCTGATCGGCCCCCGTGAGGTGGAGCGGCTGTGGGAACGCCACCTGCTCAACTGCGCGGTGGCCGCCGAGGTGCTGCCGGAGGGCGCGAGCCTGTGCGACGTCGGCTCGGGCGCCGGCCTGCCGGGCATCCCGCTGGCCCTGGTCCGGCCCGATCTGCGGATCATTCTGCTGGAGCCCCTGCTGCGGCGGACCACCTTCCTCCAGGAGGCCGTGGACGAACTCGGCCTGTCCAACGTCACGGTCTGCCGCGGGCGCGCCGAGGAGATGATCGGCCGGATCGAGGTGGACCGGGTGACCGCCCGGGCGGTGGCGCCGCTGGCCCGGCTCGCCGGCTGGGGACTGCCGCTGCTGCGGCGCGGCGGAGAGATGGTGGCGCTCAAGGGCGGCACCGCGGAGGAGGAGCTGGCCTCCGCGCGGGAGGAGCTGCTGGCCCTCGGCGCTGTGGAGTGGAGCGTGGAACAGGTCGGTGAGGGTCTGGTCGACCCGGTCACCACGGTGGTGCGGGTGCGGGTGGGCGACGAGCCCGGAGGCCGCCGCGCGGCCGCCCGGCGGGCCGCGGCGAAGAAGCCCCCGCGCGCCAAGGGCGCTCGCGGACGGTCGCCCCGGCGCGCCCGCCAGCGCTAGCACGCGAGCCGCACCGGCGTGGCGCTGCGGCCCGGGCACCCCGGCGCCGGCGCCCCAGCCAGCGGACCCAGCAGCGGATCCAGCACGGAACCCAGCGGGGCCCGCCCTCCCAGGAGGGCGGGCCCCGGCCCCTTTTCCGGGCACGATCCCGCCTCCATTTGAGCGAACACCGGCCCGCCCGGGGGGTGTCGGCTCGGGTTCCGGCGCCGGCGGCGTGAGAGTGGCCAGGTGAAACGGCGGTCACTGATTCCAGGCATCCTGCGGCGGCCCCAGGCCGGGCCCCGTTCCTCCCGCTCGCTGACACCCTCTCCCGAGTTGTCCACAGGTTCAGCGGACCCGGCAGCGTCTGTACGCTCCGAGGACGTACCTTCTGAGGACAAGCCACATCCAGCCGCCCAGTCCGCGGCGGGAGAGGAGAGTGAATCCTTGCCGTCCGACGCTCACTTCCCGGGGCAGTCGCCGGGATCGGCGGGTGGCCCGTTCGAAGGTCCCTACCCGGGGGATCCGATGCAGGGCTATCCGGTCGCCGCTCCCGTGGCACCGTCGCACAGCGGCGTCGCTGGGACGTACGTCGGCGACTCGCTGCCGGGACCACGACTCAATGTTTCACGTGAAACAGGGGCGATCCCTCCGCCGCCGAGAACCCGAATGATGGTGGTCGCCAACCAGAAGGGCGGCGTGGGGAAAACCACCACCACCGTCAACATCGCGGCGGCGCTGGCGATGAACGGGGCCAGGGTGCTGGTCATCGACCTCGACCCGCAGGGCAACGCGTCCACCGCCCTGGGCATCGACCACCACGCCGACGTCCCCTCGGTCTATGACGTCCTGGTCGACGGCAAGCCGCTCGCCGACGTGGTCCAGCCGGTGAAGGACGTGGAAGGGCTGTTCTGCGCCCCGGCCACCATCGACCTCGCCGGCGCCGAGATCGAGCTGGTCTCCCTGGTGGCCCGGGAGAGCCGGCTGAAGCGGGCCCTGGACAGCTACGAGCAGCCGCTGGACTACGTGCTGATCGACTGTCCTCCCTCGCTCGGCCTACTGACCGTCAACGCGCTGGTGGCCGGCGCCGAGGTGATGATCCCGATTCAGTGCGAGTACTACGCGCTGGAGGGCCTGAGCCAGTTGCTGCGCAACGTGGAGCTGGTGCGCGGCCATCTCAACCCGGCGCTGCACATCTCGACCATCCTGCTCACCATGTACGACGCGCGGACCAGGCTGGCCGCCCAGGTGGCCGAGGAGGTGCGGACCCACTTCGCGGACCAGGTCCTGCGCACCAGCATTCCGCGCTCGGTGCGCATCTCGGAGGCGCCGAGCTACGGGCAGACGGTGATGACCTACGATCCGGGGTCGAGCGGTGCCCTGTCCTACCTGGAGGCCGCGAGGGAGATCGCGCTCCGCGGGGCGGGCGCGAACGCCCATCCGGCCAATCCCTACGCGACACAGGCCGGCCCCGGAGAGGGCGGGCACCCCCAGCAGAGCGCGGCGCCGTCGGCGTCGCCCCAGCACTTCGGCATGGTGGAGGAAAACCGGTGAGCGGTCGCAGGGGTTTGGGGAAGGGACTGGGGGCGCTCTTCCAGGCCGACTCGGCGCCCGGAGCAGGGGCCGGCACGGCAGGGCCCGGCTCGGCGGGAGCCGGCGCGGCAGGGTCCGGCGCGGCGACGACGGTCCCGGTACCCGCCGGGCCGGCCGGTGGCGAACAGGGCGGACGGTCGGCCGGAACGCTCGGCACCGGTCCGGCCCGGCGGGCCACCGTCGCCGAACGCGCGGCGGAGGCCGTTTCACGTGAAACATCGGCCAGCCGGGAGCACGGGGTGGCCGGTGCCTACTTCGCCGAGCTGCCGATCGACGCGATCACCCCCAACCCGAACCAGCCGCGTGAGGTCTTCGACGAGGAGGCCCTTGAGGAGCTGGTCCACTCGATCCGCGAGGTGGGTCTGCTCCAGCCCGTGGTGGTCCGTGAGGAGGCTCCCGGCCGCTACGAACTGATCATGGGTGAGCGCCGCTGGCGTGCCACCCAGGAGGCCGGCCTCACCCGGATCCCGGCGATTGTCCGGAGCACCCCGGACGACCGGATGCTGCTGGACGCCCTGCTGGAGAACCTGCACCGGGTGCAGCTCAACCCGCTGGAAGAGGCGGCGGCCTACGACCAGTTGCTGCGGGACTTCTCCTGCACGCACGAGGAGCTGGCCAACCGGATCGGGCGCTCCCGGCCGCAGATCACCAACACGCTGCGGCTGCTCCAGCTCTCCCGTCCCGTGCGACGGCTGGTGGCCGCCGGGGAGATCTCCGCCGGACACGCCAGGGCGC
Coding sequences:
- a CDS encoding Jag family protein, with amino-acid sequence MSEGTSTPVADGDVTASSPSEEEIARLEQEGEIAADYLEGLLDIADLDGDIDMDVEGDRAAVSIVTEDGDTRALRKLVGENGEVLEALQELTRLAVLRETGERSRLMLDIAGFRARRRDVLGGEAEQAARKVKETGEPVRMRPMTPFERKVVHDAVAAAGLRSESEGEEPRRRVVVLPAE
- the rsmG gene encoding 16S rRNA (guanine(527)-N(7))-methyltransferase RsmG; protein product: MTGELMQESRPEAKPDLPPAAAAVPAAPEAAAKVFGTSLRSAENYAAMLADAGVRRGLIGPREVERLWERHLLNCAVAAEVLPEGASLCDVGSGAGLPGIPLALVRPDLRIILLEPLLRRTTFLQEAVDELGLSNVTVCRGRAEEMIGRIEVDRVTARAVAPLARLAGWGLPLLRRGGEMVALKGGTAEEELASAREELLALGAVEWSVEQVGEGLVDPVTTVVRVRVGDEPGGRRAAARRAAAKKPPRAKGARGRSPRRARQR
- a CDS encoding ParA family protein, which codes for MQGYPVAAPVAPSHSGVAGTYVGDSLPGPRLNVSRETGAIPPPPRTRMMVVANQKGGVGKTTTTVNIAAALAMNGARVLVIDLDPQGNASTALGIDHHADVPSVYDVLVDGKPLADVVQPVKDVEGLFCAPATIDLAGAEIELVSLVARESRLKRALDSYEQPLDYVLIDCPPSLGLLTVNALVAGAEVMIPIQCEYYALEGLSQLLRNVELVRGHLNPALHISTILLTMYDARTRLAAQVAEEVRTHFADQVLRTSIPRSVRISEAPSYGQTVMTYDPGSSGALSYLEAAREIALRGAGANAHPANPYATQAGPGEGGHPQQSAAPSASPQHFGMVEENR
- a CDS encoding ParB/RepB/Spo0J family partition protein — encoded protein: MGKGLGALFQADSAPGAGAGTAGPGSAGAGAAGSGAATTVPVPAGPAGGEQGGRSAGTLGTGPARRATVAERAAEAVSRETSASREHGVAGAYFAELPIDAITPNPNQPREVFDEEALEELVHSIREVGLLQPVVVREEAPGRYELIMGERRWRATQEAGLTRIPAIVRSTPDDRMLLDALLENLHRVQLNPLEEAAAYDQLLRDFSCTHEELANRIGRSRPQITNTLRLLQLSRPVRRLVAAGEISAGHARALLKLSDPEQQDALAKRIIAEGLSVRSTEEITFTMTSEEGEGGAEGEARRAKGPRAGRRLSPAFNELANRLSDRFDTRVKVDLGQKKGKIVVEFASVEDLERILEAMAPGEHTAFHRAASMATVPAGAPEAVDLSEDDD